The Pseudomonadota bacterium sequence CCTGCTGGGCCTGCGCCGGGCTCCTGAGGTTCCCCTCGGGCACCACGCCGTCCACTGCGGCGTCCGCAATGGATTTCTTGTACTCCAAGCGGTGGAGCTTGGATTCGCAGTAGGACCAGCGCTCGCCGTTCACGTAGGCGAAGGTCACCGGGATGACGACCGTGACCTTGTCGAACTTGCTGCCCTGCCGCCAGAGCCGCGCCCGAAGCTGCTCGTACTCGGCGTTGGTCCAGGGGAGCGAGTTGATGATCAGCTTGTCGCAGACGTACTGCAGACCGTCGACGCCGGTGCTCACGCGACTTGATGCGATCAGCACATCGACTTGCCCGTTCGCTTTCATGAACTCGCCCAAGTCGGTCTCATCGCTGTTGCCGGTGAACAGGCCCGGCCGGAAGCCAGCGTCCTTGACCGCGTGCCAGAGCTGGCTGGAGATTCCGTCCACGTAGTGGGTGTAGACCAAGGTCTTCTTGCCCGGCTCCAGGTGCTTCACGATCGTGGGGATGCGCACCTTGGTCAGAACTTGCTCCATGTCGAGCACGGTCCCGCGCCCCACCAGGCGGATTTCTTCGAGGTGTTCGACGCAATCGACCTCGGGCTTCAGCTCTTCGAGCTGGGTGCTGTAGTCGGGCTTCCAGCGAGTGCCCAGGGTTACGAGGCGCTGGTAGAGCCGCATGCAGTTCTGGACCGTCGCCTTCGTCTCCAGCTCATCGTGTCGATGACCCGTGATCATCTCGACCAGGCTCCGCCCTTCCTGGAGGGTGTTGATGACCGGCGTGCCGGACATGCCGAGCACGCACAAGTCCGCGTTGCGTTTGCCTGATTCGAGGATGAGGCCCTGCACGAGCCGCTTGCGACGGCTCATCTGTTTCTCGTCGCGTTGTTTTGTGAAGTGAATCTCGTCCACGACCACGAAATCGACGATATGGCGAGCCAAGAAGTCCACCAGCTTC is a genomic window containing:
- a CDS encoding methyltransferase-like protein, coding for QTKTWTPEWPDAMSTKPRYLVMNFEQFQQPDSEAKLVDFLARHIVDFVVVDEIHFTKQRDEKQMSRRKRLVQGLILESGKRNADLCVLGMSGTPVINTLQEGRSLVEMITGHRHDELETKATVQNCMRLYQRLVTLGTRWKPDYSTQLEELKPEVDCVEHLEEIRLVGRGTVLDMEQVLTKVRIPTIVKHLEPGKKTLVYTHYVDGISSQLWHAVKDAGFRPGLFTGNSDETDLGEFMKANGQVDVLIASSRVSTGVDGLQYVCDKLIINSLPWTNAEYEQLRARLWRQGSKFDKVTVVIPVTFAYVNGERWSYCESKLHRLEYKKSIADAAVDGVVPEGNLRSPAQAQQDIMGWLERLETGAIETIERRLIKIPLSREPGEVKRRTQRYGDFSRMNNRWYAATSDKTHTRLEANPEEWAHYHTMYQELRKSWDVVPFEEEIRWLERREGMDVGDFGCGEALIAASASERHRVHSFDHVAVNETVHACDISAVPLDAECLDVAVFCLSLMGANFTDYIREAHRCLRLDGELHIWEPASYFDDQAQFCADLGRLGFDVLPPRKEGLFLRIRALKNATAPAPNLSLRFRGHDG